In Halobacteriovorax marinus SJ, the following proteins share a genomic window:
- a CDS encoding tetratricopeptide repeat protein: MKFISYFIFITLISLNTYSAEKKALSFEKNKRNRLVKMIHGEIKTIKKIRKRGPNLEYRLLELYSENLKIIKEEENNRFLKNRNPKLKKRHFFKQSALLNKKVEKLGLYITKRWPNYRSNGAIYYTLALNERDFNKGKKTEYYLKKSLRVAPHASPIVHSIKTALAELYYNDKKYSRAIKYYIDVIKNEGDEWYAKHHYNLAWCLLKVKRLALGLEHILKAYQISKSPRYVTVESQVLDAISIFYIQNDKINEGVKFYLENVEEPAEYITKMATRAQTTKKFEEVNDILVKGLAQAKERKQFSEQIIYYNYNLEFYRTFKQEEMHLSSAKELSKIYDLKHLKDEELEVSISSIKSYVGYLQIRLSKREQFTAGALNERKLNNILTYFEILINIDSTKKNEYLFFQAETLYSVRLFERAYKKYSTVLELVKKEKKEKWDDAFSKKVINSLLATLTKLEETGQSNYKYKTYVYSNHVSLWPKDKKSQLIYPKLFTIYFKKKKLKQAINVVKAYNFHFPQDIKSQKGMFAKVFDHYVKMKDVQEISHWIGEFNKGFLSFEKVYIKKAVVILAGLLFNEIDKTIASGDYAKAKQSYLTILENEKYPLKIKIQTSFRLSLLALKQNDIATSWKWLKYSLSIDTQQEIFKEITTIDRVITEYAQAQEFKKALSLSYTSLNKYCSKEFKSKNSIFKKALNYSIIENNYKAVKILNKLSTKCSINLDIIKTDIERYARDFATEGDLKKLKFYTALYPNFIKKDLINTLAENRYWQYSAKNEYKNANEMINILKSNQSNKVYQIMSYNSYILQYEKVEFKFSNIEFNGDIFNKEIESNFALIKRIVQQGSKIQDFKHQIMTPKVSYFISKKYEEFLVSIKAYRPKGFNSEEIKMFIGGMAPLYHKIKKEVDSYKEQTKNTIKANNILSYDNYNFLNERNIRTEVLMRYPASQLVISLDNQGMK, encoded by the coding sequence ATGAAATTTATTAGTTACTTCATATTCATAACTTTAATATCTTTAAACACTTATAGTGCTGAGAAGAAAGCTCTCTCTTTTGAAAAGAACAAGAGAAATCGCCTGGTGAAGATGATTCATGGTGAAATCAAAACAATTAAGAAGATAAGAAAAAGAGGACCAAATCTAGAATATAGACTACTTGAGCTATACTCTGAGAATTTAAAAATAATAAAAGAAGAAGAGAATAATAGGTTTTTAAAGAATAGAAACCCAAAGCTTAAGAAAAGACATTTCTTCAAGCAATCAGCATTATTAAATAAGAAGGTAGAGAAACTTGGTCTCTATATTACAAAGAGATGGCCTAACTATAGAAGTAATGGAGCAATCTATTATACACTTGCTCTCAATGAGAGAGATTTCAACAAGGGTAAAAAAACAGAGTACTACTTAAAGAAATCCCTTAGAGTAGCTCCTCACGCATCCCCTATTGTACACAGTATTAAAACGGCCCTAGCAGAACTATATTATAACGACAAAAAGTATAGCAGGGCCATCAAGTACTATATTGATGTAATTAAGAATGAAGGTGACGAGTGGTATGCAAAGCATCACTATAATCTTGCTTGGTGTTTATTGAAAGTTAAGAGATTGGCCCTAGGTCTTGAGCATATTCTTAAGGCCTATCAAATAAGTAAGAGTCCACGTTACGTAACTGTTGAATCTCAGGTCTTAGACGCCATTAGTATATTCTATATTCAGAATGATAAAATAAATGAAGGGGTAAAGTTCTACCTAGAAAATGTTGAAGAACCAGCAGAATATATTACAAAAATGGCCACTAGAGCTCAGACGACAAAGAAGTTTGAAGAAGTAAATGATATTCTAGTAAAAGGACTCGCCCAAGCAAAAGAAAGAAAGCAATTTAGCGAACAAATTATTTATTATAATTATAACCTAGAGTTCTATAGAACATTTAAGCAAGAAGAAATGCATTTAAGCTCAGCAAAAGAGCTTTCAAAAATATATGATCTTAAACATTTAAAAGATGAAGAACTAGAAGTTTCAATTTCATCAATTAAATCATACGTAGGTTATTTACAAATTAGACTCTCAAAAAGAGAACAATTCACAGCTGGTGCACTTAATGAGAGGAAATTAAATAATATCCTCACCTACTTTGAAATTCTGATCAATATAGATTCTACCAAGAAGAATGAATACCTCTTCTTCCAGGCCGAGACACTATACTCAGTGAGACTATTTGAAAGGGCCTATAAGAAGTACTCTACAGTCTTAGAATTAGTGAAAAAGGAAAAGAAAGAAAAATGGGATGACGCTTTCTCAAAGAAAGTCATAAACTCTCTCTTGGCCACATTAACGAAGTTAGAAGAGACTGGTCAATCTAACTATAAGTATAAAACTTATGTTTACAGTAACCATGTAAGTCTATGGCCTAAAGATAAGAAAAGTCAGCTAATCTATCCCAAGCTCTTCACAATCTACTTTAAAAAGAAGAAGTTAAAGCAAGCAATTAATGTTGTAAAGGCCTACAACTTCCACTTCCCACAGGATATAAAATCACAGAAAGGAATGTTTGCTAAGGTCTTTGATCATTATGTAAAAATGAAAGATGTTCAAGAAATCTCTCACTGGATAGGAGAATTCAATAAAGGTTTTCTATCTTTTGAGAAAGTCTATATTAAAAAAGCAGTCGTAATTTTAGCTGGTCTCCTCTTTAATGAAATTGATAAAACAATTGCATCAGGTGATTATGCAAAAGCTAAGCAAAGTTACTTAACAATACTTGAAAATGAAAAGTACCCTCTTAAGATTAAAATACAGACGTCTTTTAGACTTTCACTACTTGCCTTAAAACAAAATGATATTGCAACATCTTGGAAGTGGCTAAAGTATAGTTTATCAATTGACACTCAACAAGAGATCTTCAAAGAGATCACAACAATTGACAGAGTTATAACTGAGTATGCTCAAGCACAGGAATTTAAAAAAGCACTATCTCTAAGTTATACATCTTTAAATAAGTATTGTTCTAAAGAGTTTAAATCAAAGAATAGTATTTTTAAGAAGGCCTTAAATTATTCAATTATTGAGAATAATTATAAAGCAGTTAAAATACTTAATAAACTATCTACAAAGTGCTCAATTAATCTCGATATTATAAAGACTGATATTGAGAGATACGCTAGAGACTTCGCCACAGAGGGCGATTTAAAGAAGTTAAAATTTTATACAGCACTCTATCCTAACTTCATCAAGAAAGATCTTATCAACACTCTTGCCGAAAATAGATACTGGCAATATAGCGCAAAGAACGAATACAAGAATGCTAATGAGATGATTAATATTTTAAAAAGTAATCAATCAAATAAAGTTTATCAAATCATGTCATACAACTCATATATTCTACAGTACGAGAAAGTAGAATTTAAATTCAGTAATATTGAATTTAATGGGGATATATTTAACAAAGAGATTGAGTCAAATTTCGCACTAATAAAAAGAATAGTTCAACAAGGCTCTAAGATTCAAGACTTCAAACATCAAATCATGACTCCTAAAGTTAGCTATTTTATCTCTAAGAAGTATGAAGAATTCCTAGTAAGCATTAAGGCCTATAGACCAAAGGGATTTAACTCTGAAGAAATAAAAATGTTTATTGGAGGAATGGCCCCTCTCTACCATAAGATCAAAAAAGAGGTCGACTCTTATAAAGAGCAGACTAAGAATACAATTAAAGCGAATAATATTCTCTCTTATGACAATTATAATTTCTTAAATGAAAGAAATATAAGAACTGAAGTATTAATGAGATATCCAGCATCCCAATTAGTTATTTCATTAGATAACCAAGGTATGAAGTAA
- a CDS encoding biopolymer transporter ExbD, translating into MALRNKRRSVIKKSKKDLDIDITSLLDILVILLVFLLKSYNPSDLKLDLTDNLELPDSISTLHGNQSVTIQVNKSREIFIDNKQVGKIPKSNSNIAFLSKKLKELKEKGDKELKEFKSRNLSSVDKDLIKSKERSNKQINIVLDQSLSYADMQKVMHASATAGFPKFKFIVKSEN; encoded by the coding sequence ATGGCACTTAGAAATAAGAGACGTTCAGTTATAAAGAAGAGTAAAAAAGATCTAGATATAGATATTACATCTCTACTAGATATCTTAGTTATACTTCTAGTATTTCTATTAAAGAGTTATAACCCATCTGATCTAAAATTGGACTTAACTGATAATTTAGAACTACCAGATTCAATCTCTACCCTACACGGTAACCAATCTGTAACAATACAAGTTAATAAGAGTAGAGAGATCTTTATTGACAATAAGCAGGTAGGAAAAATTCCAAAGTCTAACTCTAATATAGCTTTTCTATCGAAGAAGCTAAAAGAATTAAAAGAGAAGGGAGATAAGGAGCTTAAAGAGTTTAAAAGTAGAAATCTCTCATCAGTTGATAAAGATCTAATCAAGAGTAAAGAGAGATCAAATAAACAAATTAATATTGTACTAGATCAATCTCTCTCATACGCAGATATGCAAAAAGTAATGCATGCAAGTGCAACAGCAGGATTTCCAAAGTTTAAATTTATTGTAAAGAGTGAGAATTAA
- a CDS encoding ExbD/TolR family protein codes for MRTRREKKEIPKLNLIPILDAVFIFIFFLLMSAQFVEIYEIGSDAPAIATIDTQKSDEKPLNLTLKISNNEIEIKTGVEGTTKSKITKLGEEFDLSKLKKILIDIKLKNIEERSIIISPSKSVNYKQIVKIMDSVTGVGSEFPELSAKSKKGKLVRTKTLFDQIIFETVI; via the coding sequence ATGAGAACAAGAAGAGAAAAGAAAGAAATTCCTAAATTGAATTTAATTCCGATACTAGATGCAGTATTTATATTCATCTTCTTTTTACTGATGAGTGCTCAATTTGTAGAGATCTATGAGATTGGAAGTGATGCACCTGCAATTGCAACAATTGATACTCAGAAAAGTGATGAAAAGCCACTCAATTTAACTCTGAAGATATCGAATAACGAAATAGAAATAAAGACTGGTGTTGAAGGAACAACTAAGTCAAAAATTACAAAATTAGGTGAAGAATTCGATCTCTCCAAACTTAAAAAGATCTTAATTGATATTAAATTAAAGAATATTGAAGAGAGATCTATCATTATTAGCCCTTCAAAGAGTGTAAATTACAAACAAATTGTAAAAATCATGGATTCAGTAACTGGTGTAGGAAGTGAATTCCCAGAGCTTTCAGCTAAATCGAAGAAGGGAAAACTTGTAAGAACAAAGACTTTATTTGATCAAATTATTTTTGAAACTGTTATATAA
- a CDS encoding MotA/TolQ/ExbB proton channel family protein, with protein sequence MDNQVAQTVTDQSFLQTLAIFMDEGGIFMWIILATWTFGIAIALERIKSLFSYDIDGNSLMNMIKKHVLNNDVEKAIQSCSNSKAILPMVLKSGLKRANQEKDQIQDAVDSTILEVTPKVDKRMSYLGLVANVSTLIGLLGTIYGLIESFAAVANADPSSKAKLLALGISKAMNTTAFGLISAISIMVIHNILSNKSEKIIAEIEEYSLKLVDLLGTKKRKMPPLPKSTSEAA encoded by the coding sequence ATGGATAATCAAGTAGCACAGACTGTGACGGATCAATCATTCTTACAAACATTAGCTATTTTCATGGATGAAGGTGGGATATTCATGTGGATTATTCTTGCAACTTGGACATTTGGTATCGCAATAGCGCTAGAGAGAATTAAGTCACTCTTCAGTTATGATATCGACGGTAACTCACTAATGAATATGATTAAAAAACATGTTCTAAATAATGACGTAGAGAAGGCCATACAGAGCTGTTCTAACTCTAAGGCCATTTTACCAATGGTATTAAAGTCAGGTCTTAAAAGGGCCAATCAAGAAAAAGACCAAATCCAAGACGCCGTAGATTCAACGATACTAGAGGTTACACCAAAAGTAGATAAGCGTATGAGTTATTTAGGGCTTGTTGCTAACGTTTCTACTCTAATCGGTCTACTTGGAACAATCTACGGTCTAATTGAATCATTTGCAGCCGTTGCCAATGCTGACCCATCATCAAAAGCAAAGCTACTAGCTCTTGGTATTTCGAAAGCGATGAACACGACAGCATTTGGGCTTATTTCTGCTATCAGTATTATGGTTATTCATAATATTCTCTCTAATAAGAGTGAAAAGATCATAGCTGAAATTGAAGAATACTCACTTAAGCTTGTGGACCTTCTAGGAACAAAGAAAAGAAAAATGCCTCCATTGCCAAAGAGCACTAGCGAAGCAGCATAG
- a CDS encoding tetratricopeptide repeat protein, whose protein sequence is MKLLLSMVLLFTFSANAHFGVAEKTFFSNEKGKNLKIFNELFKSKYYFSSLAFAAEHIIESEKLDKDFEEKLEILILKSGSNSLAGLSNKDLIKHDSPTLQLIYALKMFRQKNYKNAVIVAERIPLNNRFAPEALYTAGTAREILGDISRSKDRFEKCIKVANDYKKKSDKEKLKRYFTVLSESCTMHIARLYYKQKQYAKAIQTYNEIPKTSYRWPYTLIEKAWANYYLEDFNRSLGLVVTYRSPLLSSYFFPESEVLNALNYYRLCLYNDSLATIDQYYKVFKSRSDELKKIVLPNKDSHTYFINLVFSSLKETQELNPYIRNLVTQIRKKVKFSVDLVSFKKAKNELKYLNKRKQNQFTKYLIKQVERSINWRTQHLNHYVKKEMFTFINDIHKYSYEMFNIKLEIMSKKRSLLYSNKELISNRSRGSLDNVKMTIDDDFWNFEGSFWADELGDYSYGLKSNCTTVNVKKKVSKR, encoded by the coding sequence ATGAAATTACTACTATCAATGGTTCTTTTATTTACTTTTTCAGCTAACGCCCATTTTGGTGTAGCAGAGAAAACATTCTTTTCGAATGAGAAAGGTAAGAACCTAAAAATATTTAATGAATTATTTAAGTCTAAGTACTACTTCTCTTCACTTGCGTTCGCTGCAGAACACATTATAGAGTCAGAGAAACTAGATAAGGATTTTGAAGAAAAGCTTGAGATTTTAATTTTAAAATCGGGATCAAATTCTCTTGCCGGTCTATCAAATAAAGACCTTATAAAGCACGATTCACCAACGCTACAATTAATCTATGCATTGAAAATGTTTAGACAAAAGAATTATAAGAATGCAGTTATTGTAGCAGAGAGAATCCCTCTAAATAACCGTTTTGCACCAGAGGCCTTATATACAGCTGGTACAGCAAGAGAAATTCTTGGTGATATCTCAAGATCTAAAGATAGATTTGAGAAATGTATTAAAGTCGCAAATGACTATAAGAAAAAATCAGATAAAGAGAAATTAAAGAGATACTTCACTGTATTAAGTGAATCATGCACAATGCATATTGCAAGACTTTACTACAAGCAAAAGCAATATGCTAAGGCCATACAAACTTATAATGAGATACCAAAAACATCTTATAGATGGCCATACACATTAATTGAGAAGGCTTGGGCAAATTATTACCTAGAAGACTTTAATAGATCACTTGGTCTAGTCGTTACTTATAGATCACCTCTACTCTCAAGTTATTTCTTTCCAGAGTCAGAGGTTCTTAATGCGTTAAACTACTATAGATTATGTCTTTACAATGACAGTTTAGCTACTATTGATCAATACTATAAAGTATTTAAGTCTAGAAGTGATGAGTTAAAGAAGATAGTCTTACCAAATAAAGACTCACATACCTACTTCATCAATCTAGTATTTAGCTCACTTAAGGAAACGCAAGAGCTAAACCCATATATTAGAAATCTTGTAACTCAAATCAGAAAGAAAGTTAAGTTTAGTGTCGACTTAGTGAGCTTTAAGAAAGCTAAGAATGAGCTGAAATACTTAAATAAGAGAAAGCAAAATCAATTTACAAAGTATTTAATTAAGCAAGTTGAGAGATCTATTAATTGGCGTACTCAACACTTAAATCATTACGTAAAAAAAGAGATGTTCACATTTATTAACGATATTCATAAATATAGTTATGAAATGTTTAATATCAAATTAGAAATTATGTCTAAGAAAAGAAGTCTCTTATATAGCAATAAAGAGCTTATCTCAAATAGAAGTCGTGGGAGCTTAGATAACGTAAAAATGACTATAGATGATGATTTCTGGAATTTTGAAGGTTCGTTCTGGGCCGATGAACTAGGAGATTACTCATACGGTCTAAAGTCTAATTGCACGACTGTAAACGTTAAGAAGAAAGTAAGTAAGAGGTAG
- a CDS encoding outer membrane beta-barrel domain-containing protein, with product MKLSRGRKLTYTMMALTIGASSFKVQADESDLYKFLWLDPDKKVYVLQNKLYKKKNTIYAQLGYLSNLSGEYQDTSGINFRTGYYLNEEWAIEGFYNSYSNKNNEAYENLQRINQSVPFIRRLTSSYGIMGVWSPFYGKINTFNKIIYFDWSFGLGVAKIDTESNKDTVSDPNLSSTFTSESYTGAVAKTGLRVHASKNWFIGIDLQRTMYKAPGPVINSVPSSSKMRGTTDAILSVGFSF from the coding sequence ATGAAATTATCTAGGGGTAGAAAATTAACATATACAATGATGGCGCTCACAATCGGAGCGTCATCTTTCAAGGTCCAAGCAGATGAAAGTGATCTCTATAAATTTCTCTGGTTAGATCCTGACAAGAAAGTTTATGTTCTACAAAATAAATTATATAAGAAGAAAAATACTATCTATGCCCAACTTGGATATCTTTCAAACTTAAGTGGAGAATACCAAGATACATCAGGTATTAACTTTAGAACAGGTTACTACCTAAATGAAGAGTGGGCCATCGAAGGTTTCTACAATAGCTACTCAAATAAAAATAATGAAGCTTATGAGAACCTTCAAAGAATTAATCAAAGTGTTCCATTCATTAGAAGACTAACATCTTCTTACGGGATTATGGGTGTATGGTCTCCATTCTATGGAAAGATTAATACATTCAATAAAATTATCTACTTTGATTGGAGCTTCGGATTAGGTGTAGCTAAAATAGATACAGAGTCAAATAAGGATACTGTATCAGACCCTAACCTATCTTCAACATTTACAAGTGAGTCCTACACAGGTGCTGTTGCCAAGACAGGACTTAGAGTACACGCTTCTAAGAATTGGTTTATCGGAATAGATCTTCAAAGAACGATGTATAAGGCACCAGGTCCAGTTATCAATTCTGTTCCATCATCTTCTAAGATGAGAGGAACAACAGATGCTATTTTATCAGTAGGCTTTAGCTTTTAA
- a CDS encoding vWA domain-containing protein, whose protein sequence is MVLKTSRIRDTFLLLTLLINLTSCNEQEFYEKKFLNGAGVADNDLPTEIEIPVPNPSEPEVPVVTEPTDPTTPTDPTDPVVTEPTDPTNPTDPTDPVVTEPTDPTNPTDPTDPVVTEPTDPTEPTEPTEPGITLKNVVEKFTQTEAKEGKVDILWVVDDSGSMGDEQKALAYNFDVFIHEFLEKKIDFKMAITTTDGTSSKDGRSVCDFRILDSNAATSNESKFVKDFASCIKVGTRGSGREQGLRTSKSFVNRYLENWMRNEAYLVVVYVSDEEDQSSSTAQSYVDFFKELKKSSGLIKLYSIVNTKKTGNSWETIGHRYLEVSDKTGGVTSHIKNDFYQVLREMGGKIVNLIDSFALSNKPYEDKVEVSVNGSKVSSGYTYDNQSRSIKFEQDKVPNEGSNIEISYAVETQEFN, encoded by the coding sequence ATGGTTTTAAAAACATCAAGGATACGAGATACCTTTTTACTCTTAACTCTTTTAATTAATCTGACTTCTTGTAATGAACAAGAGTTCTATGAAAAGAAGTTTTTAAATGGAGCAGGTGTAGCTGATAATGATCTCCCAACAGAAATTGAGATCCCAGTTCCAAATCCTAGTGAGCCAGAAGTTCCAGTAGTAACGGAACCTACTGACCCTACGACTCCAACAGATCCTACAGACCCTGTTGTAACAGAGCCAACAGATCCTACTAATCCTACGGATCCAACTGACCCAGTCGTAACAGAACCAACTGATCCGACAAATCCTACTGATCCAACGGACCCAGTAGTGACGGAACCAACTGATCCGACAGAACCAACTGAGCCTACTGAACCAGGTATTACTTTAAAGAATGTGGTTGAGAAGTTTACTCAGACTGAGGCTAAAGAAGGTAAAGTAGACATTCTTTGGGTTGTGGATGACTCAGGTTCAATGGGTGATGAGCAAAAAGCTCTGGCCTATAACTTTGATGTCTTCATACATGAATTCTTAGAAAAGAAAATCGACTTTAAAATGGCGATTACAACTACAGATGGAACAAGTAGTAAAGATGGTCGATCTGTATGTGATTTTAGAATTCTTGACTCTAATGCTGCTACTTCAAATGAAAGCAAATTTGTAAAAGACTTTGCAAGCTGTATTAAAGTGGGGACAAGAGGGTCAGGTAGAGAGCAAGGACTTAGAACGTCTAAATCATTTGTAAATAGATACCTAGAGAATTGGATGAGAAATGAAGCTTATCTTGTTGTTGTCTACGTATCTGATGAAGAAGATCAATCATCCTCAACAGCACAGTCTTATGTAGACTTCTTTAAAGAACTTAAAAAGTCATCGGGTCTAATCAAGTTGTATTCAATTGTTAATACAAAGAAGACTGGAAATAGCTGGGAGACCATTGGACATAGATACCTTGAGGTAAGTGATAAAACTGGTGGTGTGACATCTCATATTAAGAATGACTTCTACCAAGTTTTAAGAGAGATGGGTGGAAAAATTGTAAACTTAATCGATAGTTTTGCACTCTCTAATAAACCATATGAAGACAAGGTAGAAGTAAGTGTTAATGGTTCGAAAGTAAGTTCAGGTTATACCTATGACAATCAGTCTAGATCGATCAAGTTTGAACAAGATAAAGTTCCAAACGAAGGTTCAAATATTGAGATTAGCTATGCTGTTGAAACACAGGAGTTTAATTAA
- a CDS encoding alpha/beta hydrolase, whose product MKTHALKINLPFPINYQLDKRKGKKLLILLHGFAQSAEYMKQYFHNLIPEDFDILIPNGPFPIPKIRRDYIEKRYAWYFFDRHTGKYDIDYSFPSNLLKELVSSLGYANTSKTIIGYSQGGYLSPFAALELNQVESIIGIGCTYKWQFLPDELPYNIYSIHGKKDQIVEIDNSREHFEELKKRTKLQSSYICLENSAHELDADMVNEALKLL is encoded by the coding sequence ATGAAAACACATGCATTGAAAATAAATTTACCCTTTCCTATTAATTACCAACTAGACAAGAGAAAGGGCAAGAAACTTCTCATTCTACTCCATGGCTTTGCTCAAAGTGCAGAGTATATGAAACAGTATTTTCATAACTTAATCCCCGAGGACTTCGATATACTAATTCCCAATGGACCTTTCCCCATTCCAAAAATTAGAAGAGATTATATTGAAAAGAGATACGCCTGGTACTTCTTCGATCGTCACACAGGAAAGTATGATATAGACTATAGCTTTCCCTCTAACCTACTTAAAGAGTTAGTCTCGTCTCTAGGCTATGCAAATACTTCCAAGACCATTATAGGATATTCTCAGGGTGGCTACTTAAGCCCATTTGCAGCACTAGAGTTAAATCAAGTGGAATCTATTATAGGTATTGGTTGTACTTATAAATGGCAATTTCTCCCTGATGAACTTCCTTACAATATCTACTCTATTCATGGGAAAAAGGATCAAATTGTTGAAATAGATAATTCTAGAGAACACTTTGAAGAGCTAAAAAAGAGGACGAAATTGCAAAGTTCCTATATTTGCTTAGAAAACTCTGCACATGAGTTAGATGCAGATATGGTAAATGAAGCTCTAAAATTATTATAA
- a CDS encoding diacylglycerol/polyprenol kinase family protein, whose amino-acid sequence MSKETSESSTEDKKLNESTPTSTRHDLQFPRRFFHMSMGTAAGVIYYSFLSHQLAVSILGTAACIVYIVEQIRINYPEYAATFKIVNKYLLRAEEQLKESAGMPFVMGLLLTLLSFPKVVALCAIFTLAIADPMSAIVGIRFGKRKIMQRKSLEGSLAFFISTFLILITVFSGLYQNDIIIISALGFIVASVMTGLELIPVRIDDNLTIPIATGLMTWLFAAILGIPTI is encoded by the coding sequence GTGAGTAAAGAAACTAGTGAATCTTCAACAGAAGATAAGAAATTAAATGAGTCTACGCCAACCTCAACAAGACACGATCTTCAGTTTCCAAGAAGATTTTTTCACATGTCTATGGGAACAGCTGCAGGTGTCATTTACTATAGTTTTCTTAGTCACCAACTCGCAGTTTCAATTCTTGGAACAGCTGCATGTATCGTCTATATTGTTGAGCAAATAAGAATTAATTATCCAGAGTATGCAGCGACATTTAAAATTGTTAATAAGTATCTTCTAAGAGCAGAAGAGCAACTTAAAGAGTCTGCTGGTATGCCCTTTGTCATGGGTCTCCTACTCACACTTTTAAGTTTTCCAAAAGTGGTCGCTCTCTGTGCCATTTTTACATTGGCCATAGCTGATCCTATGTCTGCTATTGTAGGAATTCGCTTTGGAAAGAGAAAGATCATGCAACGAAAAAGTCTTGAGGGTTCTCTCGCTTTTTTCATTTCAACTTTTCTCATTCTGATCACTGTATTTAGTGGTCTCTATCAAAATGATATAATAATCATCTCTGCACTTGGATTTATCGTTGCAAGTGTAATGACTGGACTAGAGCTGATTCCAGTAAGAATTGATGATAACTTAACCATTCCAATTGCAACTGGTCTTATGACATGGTTATTTGCTGCTATTTTAGGTATCCCAACAATCTAG